In a genomic window of Phragmites australis chromosome 14, lpPhrAust1.1, whole genome shotgun sequence:
- the LOC133891119 gene encoding pentatricopeptide repeat-containing protein At1g80270, mitochondrial-like, which yields MLRNASLRFLRDGGCQVSSQVLPVGYPENVLPLIRKFCSAPIERLTNSKVDGEFPDQDASDLPHDISDCDSDPSHGDGTIHAMTKEFRKQEPKELHETEANGSAPWASRKGRFHDKKLPGRDFQPYLFQIVLDTPRNVLRDVLDKWIEDGNRLERNEVLLVLFHLRKQRLYQKALQFMEWIERGKLLNFEERDYACHLDLIARNRGIEAAQKYIERIPKPFRNEVLYETLLVNCVCLTNVQKAEEVFKEIRDLSLPLTISACNQMILLYKRVARSKVVDILMLMEKENIQLSPFTYKLLVDLKGRSNDTLGMESVLNMMKDNGVEPDFTTQTMVAKFYISGGLLEKAEEVIRAMEVYIKDKRHAIRSLLDLYAVLGRPDDVARIWKSCTEPNLEDYLAAIEAWGKLGCIEQVEETFEALLKTSPKLTSKYYNAMLNVYAENKLLAKGKEFLERMFLAGCSNGPLTWDALVKLYVNSGEVEKADSFLLNVTEENPDRRPLFRSFIILLKAYAEKGDIHNAEKIFDRLKQIRHPGRTPPYGFLLEAYVNAGVPAHGFRERIRADNVRPSKTVIERLKLLDNLQKQ from the exons AT GTTGAGGAATGCTTCTTTAAGATTCTTGCGAGATGGGGGCTGCCAGGTGTCGTCCCAAGTACTTCCAGTTGGGTATCCAGAGAATGTTCTCCCTTTGATTCGGAAGTTTTGCTCAGCGCCCATTGAGAGGCTCACCAACAGCAAAGTTGATGGCGAGTTCCCAGATCAGGATGCATCTGATCTGCCCCATGACATCTCTGATTGTGATAGTGATCCCAGTCATGGTGATGGTACCATCCATGCTATGACGAAAGAATTCAGGAAACAAGAACCCAAGGAACTACATGAAACAGAAGCTAATGGTTCAGCACCTTGGGCTTCTCGAAAGGGTCGCTTTCATGACAAAAAATTGCCAGGCAGAGACTTCCAGCCTTATCTTTTCCAGATTGTATTGGACACTCCTAGGAATGTTCTTAGAGATGTGCTTGATAAATGGATTGAAGATGGTAACCGTCTGGAAAGAAATGAAGTCTTGCTGGTTTTGTTCCATCTCAGGAAGCAGCGTCTGTACCAAAAGGCTTTGCAG TTCATGGAGTGGATTGAAAGAGGAAAACTACTAAATTTTGAAGAACGTGATTATGCTTGTCATCTTGATTTGATTGCACGGAACCGTGGTATTGAAGCTGCACAAAAATACATCGAGAGGATCCCGAAACCCTTCAGGAATGAGGTGCTCTATGAAACTCTACTTGTTAACTGTGTGTGTTTGACTAATGTCCAGAAGGCAGAAGAAGTCTTTAAGGAAATAAGGGACCTCTCTTTACCTTTAACTATCTCTGCTTGCAACCAAATGATATTGCTATACAAGAGGGTTGCTCGCAGTAAGGTAGTTGACATTCTCATGCTGATGGAAAAGGAAAATATACAGCTTTCTCCCTTTACATACAAGCTCTTGGTTGACTTGAAAGGGCGGTCAAACGACACATTAGGCATGGAGTCAGTCTTAAATATGATGAAGGACAATGGTGTTGAGCCAGATTTTACCACCCAGACGATGGTTGCTAAATTCTACATATCAGGGGGGCTCCTGGAGAAAGCAGAAGAAGTCATCAGGGCAATGGAAGTATATATAAAGGATAAACGGCATGCCATCAGATCTCTTCTTGACCTCTATGCTGTCCTTGGCAGACCAGATGATGTAGCGAGAATATGGAAGTCATGCACTGAACCAAATTTGGAAGACTACTTGGCTGCAATTGAGGCTTGGGGTAAACTTGGGTGCATTGAACAAGTGGAAGAGACATTTGAAGCGCTGCTAAAGACATCACCAAAGCTCACTTCCAAGTACTATAATGCAATGCTGAATGTGTATGCAGAAAATAAACTTCTAGCCAAGGGCAAAGAGTTTTTAGAAAGGATGTTTTTGGCTGGGTGTTCGAACGGCCCTCTAACCTGGGATGCACTTGTTAAGCTTTATGTTAATTCAGGTGAGGTGGAGAAAGCCGACTCGTTTCTGCTGAATGTGACAGAAGAAAATCCTGACAGAAGACCCCTTTTCCGCTCATTCATCATTTTACTGAAGGCATATGCTGAAAAGGGTGATATCCATAATGCTGAGAAAATATTTGATAGGTTGAAGCAGATCAGGCACCCAGGGAGGACACCACCTTATGGTTTCTTACTTGAAGCTTATGTCAATGCCGGGGTTCCAGCCCACGGGTTCAGGGAGAGGATAAGAGCTGACAATGTGCGCCCAAGCAAGACAGTGATAGAACGTTTGAAACTTCTCGACAACTTGCAGAAACAATAG
- the LOC133891647 gene encoding acyl carrier protein 1, mitochondrial-like, whose protein sequence is MAAAALRSAILRRIRLPPSPPLAANAAAAAASHSHALPRWLARPMSSHDAHLTRDEVVDRVVDVLKSHPKVDPSKVTPEAHFEKDLGLDSLDTVEVVMAIEEEFKLEIPDMEADKIDSLPLAIEYVANHPMAG, encoded by the exons ATGGCAGCGGCTGCGCTTCGTTCGGCGATCCTTCGCCGCATCCGCCTCCCCCCTTCACCGCCTCTCGCTGCTAATgctgctgccgcggcggcgtccCACTCGCACGCCCTGCCGCGGTGGCTCGCGCGGCCCATGTCCTCCCATGACGCCCACCTCACCCGCGACGAGGTCGTCGACCGCGTCGTCGACGTCCTCAAGAGCCACCCCAAGGTCGACCCCTCCAAG gtgACCCCGGAGGCGCACTTCGAGAAGGATCTGGGGCTGGATAGCCTGGACACCGTCGAGGTGGTGATGGCGATCGAGGAGGAGTTCAAGCTGGAGATCCCCGACATGGAGGCCGACAAGATCGACTCTCTCCCGCTCGCCATTGAGTACGTCGCCAACCACCCCATGGCCGGCTGA